A genomic stretch from Hoplias malabaricus isolate fHopMal1 chromosome 4, fHopMal1.hap1, whole genome shotgun sequence includes:
- the hbp1 gene encoding HMG box-containing protein 1 isoform X1 codes for MATGLPRQVTWHNMVWEVKTQSVPKRVEKTQTVHSGMDEAFDMLKCNEDLPSSPGCPSSEGHMEYDDLPELQEVQDDQSSPEVFQVNPGVSHEEIPGLERSQSDSNSSHPNWLTELANIATSPQSPLLQNVPHNRSSPVHIFASSNSLHSYARPPLASSSAPGPARSHIRERRRVRASSESESGVFCLSSLSDDDDMGWSHSWPSTIWHCFLKGTRIRFHKGPNVEWQEVEDLAESEDESDDEGGMRFSPIKNYGSEGLKLVALEETVSFGQSVLKLVFDPCSPEAGLLTAECQLDHPFYVKSKGWSSFYPSLTVVQHGIPCYEMQVGDLCLPPGHRDAINCDDSTVFDTFRSYDFTPLDSSAVYVLSSMARQRRASQSSGGTVSPDCDKLERSGSSHHSSSKTQRSHSSGSSGATPTKCKRPMNAFMLFAKKYRVEYTQMYPGKDNRAISVILGDKWKKMKNEERRMYTMEAKALAEEQKRLNPDCWKRKRTNSGSQQN; via the exons ATGGCGACAGGCTTG ccTCGCCAAGTGACATGGCATAATATGGTGTGGGAAGTAAAGACTCAGTCTGTTCCCAAAAGAGTCGAGAAAACCCAGACAGTCCACTCAGGCATGGATGAGGCCTTCGACATGCTCAAGTGTAATGAGGACCTACCCTCTTCCCCAGGTTGCCCCTCCAGTGAAGGCCACATGGAATATG ATGACCTGCCAGAGCTGCAAGAGGTGCAGGATGACCAGTCATCCCCTGAAGTGTTCCAGGTGAATCCAGGTGTGTCACACGAGGAGATACCTGGACTGGAGAGGAGCCAGTCTGACAGCAACTCCTCACATCCCAACTGGCTCACAGAGCTCGCCAACATCGCCACAAGCCCCCAGAGTCCCTTGCTGCAGAATGTCCCACACAACCG GTCCTCTCCTGTGCACATCTTTGCCAGCAGTAACAGTTTACATTCCTACGCTCGGCCTCCTTTGGCCTCCAGCAGTGCTCCAGGCCCTGCTCGCAGCCACATAAGAGAGCGCCGCCGTGTGCGG GCCAGCAGTGAGTCGGAGTCGGGGGTATTCTGCTTGTCCTCACTGTCAGATGATGATGACATGGGGTGGTCCCATTCTTGGCCCTCCACTATTTGGCATTGCTTTTTGAAAG GCACACGTATCCGCTTTCACAAAGGGCCAAATGTGGAGTGGCAGGAAGTAGAGGACTTGGCTGAGTCAGAGGATGAATCTGATGATGAAGGAGGCATGCGCTTCAGTCCCATTAAG AATTATGGATCTGAAGGGTTGAAGCTTGTGGCCCTGGAGGAGACTGTGTCTTTTGGTCAGTCGGTTCTGAAATTAGTCTTTGACCCTTGTTCTCCTGAGGCTGGGCTTCTGACTGCTGAGTGCCAACTAGACCATCCATTTTATGTAAAAAGTAAAG GGTGGTCCTCATTTTATCCCAGCCTTACTGTGGTGCAGCACGGAATCCCTTGTTATGAAATGCAAGTTGGGGATTTGTGTCTCCCACCAGGACACCGTGATGCCATCAACTGTGATGACTCGACTGTTTTTGACACCTTCAGGAG TTACGACTTTACCCCACTGGACTCATCTGCTGTGTATGTGCTGAGCAGTATGGCACGTCAGCGAAGAGCCTCGCAGTCTAGTGGGGGCACAGTGAGCCCTGACTGTGACAAACTGGAGCGATCTGGCTCCTCCCACCACTCTAGTAGCAAAACACAACGCAGCCACTCCTCAGGGAGCAGTGGAGCCACACCCACAAAATGCAAACGGCCAATGAACGCCTTTATGCTCTTTGCAAAGAAGTATCGAGTAGAGTACACACAGATGTATCCTGGAAAGGATAACAG AGCCATTAGTGTGATTCTTGGCGATAAGTGGAAGAAGATGAAGAATGAGGAGCGGAGGATGTACACCATGGAGGCTAAAGCTTTGGCTGAAGAACAAAAACGCCTCAACCCCGACTGCTGGAAGCGCAAGAGAACCAACTCG
- the hbp1 gene encoding HMG box-containing protein 1 isoform X2, translated as MVWEVKTQSVPKRVEKTQTVHSGMDEAFDMLKCNEDLPSSPGCPSSEGHMEYDDLPELQEVQDDQSSPEVFQVNPGVSHEEIPGLERSQSDSNSSHPNWLTELANIATSPQSPLLQNVPHNRSSPVHIFASSNSLHSYARPPLASSSAPGPARSHIRERRRVRASSESESGVFCLSSLSDDDDMGWSHSWPSTIWHCFLKGTRIRFHKGPNVEWQEVEDLAESEDESDDEGGMRFSPIKNYGSEGLKLVALEETVSFGQSVLKLVFDPCSPEAGLLTAECQLDHPFYVKSKGWSSFYPSLTVVQHGIPCYEMQVGDLCLPPGHRDAINCDDSTVFDTFRSYDFTPLDSSAVYVLSSMARQRRASQSSGGTVSPDCDKLERSGSSHHSSSKTQRSHSSGSSGATPTKCKRPMNAFMLFAKKYRVEYTQMYPGKDNRAISVILGDKWKKMKNEERRMYTMEAKALAEEQKRLNPDCWKRKRTNSGSQQN; from the exons ATGGTGTGGGAAGTAAAGACTCAGTCTGTTCCCAAAAGAGTCGAGAAAACCCAGACAGTCCACTCAGGCATGGATGAGGCCTTCGACATGCTCAAGTGTAATGAGGACCTACCCTCTTCCCCAGGTTGCCCCTCCAGTGAAGGCCACATGGAATATG ATGACCTGCCAGAGCTGCAAGAGGTGCAGGATGACCAGTCATCCCCTGAAGTGTTCCAGGTGAATCCAGGTGTGTCACACGAGGAGATACCTGGACTGGAGAGGAGCCAGTCTGACAGCAACTCCTCACATCCCAACTGGCTCACAGAGCTCGCCAACATCGCCACAAGCCCCCAGAGTCCCTTGCTGCAGAATGTCCCACACAACCG GTCCTCTCCTGTGCACATCTTTGCCAGCAGTAACAGTTTACATTCCTACGCTCGGCCTCCTTTGGCCTCCAGCAGTGCTCCAGGCCCTGCTCGCAGCCACATAAGAGAGCGCCGCCGTGTGCGG GCCAGCAGTGAGTCGGAGTCGGGGGTATTCTGCTTGTCCTCACTGTCAGATGATGATGACATGGGGTGGTCCCATTCTTGGCCCTCCACTATTTGGCATTGCTTTTTGAAAG GCACACGTATCCGCTTTCACAAAGGGCCAAATGTGGAGTGGCAGGAAGTAGAGGACTTGGCTGAGTCAGAGGATGAATCTGATGATGAAGGAGGCATGCGCTTCAGTCCCATTAAG AATTATGGATCTGAAGGGTTGAAGCTTGTGGCCCTGGAGGAGACTGTGTCTTTTGGTCAGTCGGTTCTGAAATTAGTCTTTGACCCTTGTTCTCCTGAGGCTGGGCTTCTGACTGCTGAGTGCCAACTAGACCATCCATTTTATGTAAAAAGTAAAG GGTGGTCCTCATTTTATCCCAGCCTTACTGTGGTGCAGCACGGAATCCCTTGTTATGAAATGCAAGTTGGGGATTTGTGTCTCCCACCAGGACACCGTGATGCCATCAACTGTGATGACTCGACTGTTTTTGACACCTTCAGGAG TTACGACTTTACCCCACTGGACTCATCTGCTGTGTATGTGCTGAGCAGTATGGCACGTCAGCGAAGAGCCTCGCAGTCTAGTGGGGGCACAGTGAGCCCTGACTGTGACAAACTGGAGCGATCTGGCTCCTCCCACCACTCTAGTAGCAAAACACAACGCAGCCACTCCTCAGGGAGCAGTGGAGCCACACCCACAAAATGCAAACGGCCAATGAACGCCTTTATGCTCTTTGCAAAGAAGTATCGAGTAGAGTACACACAGATGTATCCTGGAAAGGATAACAG AGCCATTAGTGTGATTCTTGGCGATAAGTGGAAGAAGATGAAGAATGAGGAGCGGAGGATGTACACCATGGAGGCTAAAGCTTTGGCTGAAGAACAAAAACGCCTCAACCCCGACTGCTGGAAGCGCAAGAGAACCAACTCG